The Longimicrobium terrae genome includes a region encoding these proteins:
- a CDS encoding TIGR01777 family oxidoreductase → MKIVIPGGTGQIGRVLAEALRRRGDEVVVLSRGAAREPGVVAWDGRTLGAWAREVDGADAVINLAGRSVNCRYNKDNLTEMLASRIDSTRAVAQAIKAASRPPRVWLQASTATIYSHRFDAPNDDVTGILGGHEPDVPGYWRYSIEIAEAWERELAAANTPHTRRVAMRMAIAMAPDRDGTFGILHRLTRLGLGGPIAGGRQYMSWIHERDLARAVIWLLDRDDVEGAVNLAAPEPLPQREFMRALRTAAGIPIGLGGTRWMVEMAAVLHRTDAELLLKSRRVVPSRLLDAGFRFDFPSWPAAARDLVARMG, encoded by the coding sequence ATGAAAATCGTGATACCCGGGGGGACGGGGCAGATTGGGCGGGTGCTCGCCGAGGCCCTCCGGCGCCGCGGAGACGAGGTCGTGGTGCTCAGCCGCGGTGCCGCGCGCGAGCCGGGCGTCGTCGCCTGGGACGGCCGGACGCTTGGGGCGTGGGCGCGCGAGGTGGACGGCGCCGACGCGGTGATCAACCTGGCCGGGCGCAGCGTGAACTGCCGCTACAACAAAGACAATCTCACGGAGATGCTGGCGTCGCGCATCGATTCCACGCGCGCGGTCGCACAGGCCATCAAGGCTGCGTCGCGGCCACCCCGCGTGTGGCTCCAGGCCAGCACCGCAACCATCTACTCGCACCGCTTCGACGCACCCAACGACGATGTGACCGGCATCCTCGGCGGCCACGAGCCGGACGTGCCCGGCTACTGGCGCTACAGCATCGAGATCGCGGAGGCGTGGGAGCGCGAACTGGCGGCCGCCAACACGCCGCACACGCGAAGGGTGGCCATGCGGATGGCCATCGCGATGGCCCCGGACCGCGACGGGACCTTTGGCATCCTCCACCGCCTCACGCGTCTGGGGCTTGGCGGGCCCATCGCTGGCGGGAGGCAGTACATGTCGTGGATCCACGAACGCGATCTTGCGCGCGCGGTCATCTGGCTGCTGGACCGCGACGACGTGGAGGGCGCCGTGAACCTCGCCGCGCCGGAACCCCTGCCGCAGCGGGAGTTCATGCGTGCATTGCGTACCGCGGCGGGCATTCCCATCGGCCTGGGCGGGACGCGGTGGATGGTCGAGATGGCCGCGGTCCTCCACCGCACCGACGCCGAACTCCTTCTCAAGAGCCGCCGCGTCGTCCCGTCACGGCTACTCGACGCCGGGTTCCGCTTCGACTTCCCCTCGTGGCCCGCCGCCGCGCGCGATCTCGTTGCCCGCATGGGTTGA